From Plasmodium yoelii strain 17X genome assembly, chromosome: 7, one genomic window encodes:
- a CDS encoding PIR protein, which yields MNKEVCKRFKNIWDTFPDELGDSGNYQFKDNNFSNNYCNNNNLSSDFCYNNFQSDFNRINAGCLYLLDELINDCGVVSPPEKNIINIVDYILIWLSYTLNLKKSEKDNITCFYKEYIYDCDKYKTKINEFTDYDDYIGLIDTKMGVLNMDSNTASKFYKAFKSLCEIYTEFDENTSNCTNYSETAKEFVKQYEELYKDDNITKDSSYSKVLCTLSNDYDNFKKKCNDNSSLPTIETEKISEICSEQTSKKTHVAGYEEWSGEISEDTSSSSSIASKLIPVLLIFAAIPIFLGISYKYSLFGFRKRSQKQYLREKIKNIKKKMNH from the exons atgaataaggaagtg TGTAAAAGGTTCAAGAATATATGGGATACTTTTCCCGATGAATTGGGCGATAGTGGAAATTAtcaatttaaagataataatttttcaaataattattgtaataataataatttgtcaAGTGatttttgttataataattttcaaaGTGATTTCAATAGAATaaatgctggatgtttatatttgttggatGAATTAATTAATGATTGTGGTGTGGTTTCCCCTcctgaaaaaaatatcatcaaTATTGTAGATTACattttgatatggttaagttatacgTTAAACCTAAAGAAAAGTGAAAAAGACAATATAACGTGTTTTTATAAAGAATACATATATGATTGTGATAAGTATAagacaaaaataaatgaatttaCTGATTATGATGATTATATTGGTCTTATAGATACAAAAATGGGTGTGTTGAATATGGATAGTAATACTGcatctaaattttataaagcaTTTAAATCGTTATGTGAAATATATACTGAATTTGATGAAAACACGTCAAATTGCACAAACTATTCGGAAACAGCTAAAGAATTTGTTAAACAATATGAAGAACTTTACAAAGATGATAATATCACTAAAGACAGTTCATATAGTAAAGTATTATGtactttatcaaatgattatgataattttaaaaagaaatgtAACGATAATTCATCGCTTCCAACGATAGAAACAGAAAAAATTTCTGAAATATGTTCTGAACAAACTTCTAAAAAAACTCATGTAGCAGGATATGAAGAATGGTCTGGAGAAATTTCTGAAGatacatcatcaagttcgtcgatagcaagcaaattaattccggttttattgatatttgctgcaataccaattttcttgggaatttcttataag tattcgttatttggatttcggaaacgatctcaaaaacaatatttaagagaaaaaataaaaaatataaagaagaaaatgaatcattaa
- a CDS encoding PIR protein, whose amino-acid sequence MDKEVCNNFIYVMTKFPDKLGTDGKYYFNDDEHFKKYCSNQNCVNELEKVSAGCLYLFDAFFKDSSVFESVAKSNINIVDYIIIWLSYMLNLKTPGTKSNLEHFYETNINNDKYKNTIDKVEGCSSYKELIDKTKMMNMDIKDISKFYEVFKLLCEMYTEFDENKKDCAECSKKASQFASKYKELSENSDITSNSPYNKVLCTLSNDYDKLKGKSNDSSLFPTIDKTKITIKCPEQISEVTSSSSTANKLFIVLSIFGAIAIFLGISYKYSLFGFRKRFQKQKLREKIKNIKKRMNH is encoded by the exons ATGGATAAAgaagtg tgtaATAACTTCATTTATGTAATGACGAAATTTCCAGATAAATTGGGCACTGACGgaaagtattattttaatgatGATGAACATTTCAAAAAGTATTGTAGTAATCAAAATTGTGTCAATGAGCTCGAAAAAGTTagtgctggatgtttatatttgtttgatgCATTCTTTAAGGATTCTTCTGTGTTTGAGTCTGTTGCAAAAAGTAacatcaatattgttgattatattatcatatggttaagttatatgttaaacctaaaAACACCAGGAACTAAGAGCAATTTAGAACATTTTTATGagacaaatataaataatgataagtATAAAAATACTATAGACAAAGTTGAAGGTTGTAGTAGTTATAAGGAACTTAtagataaaacaaaaatgatgaatatggatattaaagatatatctaaattttatgaagtatttaaattattatgtgaaaTGTATACTGAATTTGATGAAAACAAGAAAGATTGCGCAGAATGTTCGAAAAAAGCTAGTCAATTTGCTAGCAAATATAAAGAACTTAGTGAAAATTCTGATATTACTAGTAATAGCCCCTATAATAAAGTATTGTGtactttatcaaatgattatgataaGTTAAAAGGGAAAAGCAACGATAGTTCATTGTTTCCAACGAtagataaaacaaaaattactATAAAATGTCCTGAACAAATTTCTGAAGTtacatcaagttcgtcgacagcaaacaaattatttatagttttatcgatatttggtgcaatagcaatttttttgggaatttcttataag tattcgttatttggatttcggaaacgatttcaaaaacaaaaattaagagaaaaaataaaaaatataaagaagagaatgaatcattaa
- a CDS encoding PIR protein, whose amino-acid sequence MNKEVCQTLIPLRNSFSYVEEDGSYRFTDDNDYCNGVKCDDDTDKINARCLYIFNTFFKDKSEFEKVAKGNINIVEYIMIWLSYVLSLIKSNGADNRKYFYNTYINDGGKYTNNIDYIVGYKGYKDLIDKNNYILSMDKSIISKLYDAFSTLCDIYIEFDTNDSNCEKPSEKVNQFVETYKKIIIDHNIGENIRYFYVLINLLTDYDNLKKKCGIFPSTPDIKKIISEATSSSIASKFIPILSILVAIPIFLGIAYKYSLFGFRKRFQKQKLREKLKK is encoded by the exons atgaataaggaagtg TGTCAAACGTTAATTCCTTTAAGGAACTCGTTTTCCTATGTGGAGGAAGATGGAAGCTATCGATTTACAGATGATAATGATTACTGTAATGGTGTAAAATGTGATGATGATaccgataaaattaatgctagatgtttatatatttttaatacattCTTTAAGGATAAGTCTGAGTTTGAAAAGGTTGCAAAAGGAAacatcaatattgttgaatacattatgatatggttaagttatgtGTTAAGCCTGATCAAAAGTAATGGAGCTGACAATAGaaagtatttttataatacatatataaatgacGGTGGTAAgtatactaataatatagattatATTGTTGGTTATAAAGGCtataaggatcttatagataaaaataattatattttaagtaTGGATAAGAgcattatatctaaattatatgatgcatttagtACATTATGTGACATATATATTGAGTTTGATACAAACGACTCAAATTGTGAGAAACCTTCTGAAAAAGTTAATCAATTTGttgaaacatataaaaaaattatcatagaTCATAACATTGGTGAAAATATCCgctatttttatgtattgattaatttattaactgATTAtgacaatttaaaaaaaaaatgtggaaTTTTCCCATCCACTccagatataaaaaaaataatatctgAAGCTACATCAAGTTCGATAGCAAGCAAATTCATTCcaattttatcgatattagttgcaataccaattttcttgggaattgcttataag tattcgttatttggatttcggaaacgatttcaaaaacaaaaattaagagaaaagctaaaaaaataa